From a single Nostoc sp. MS1 genomic region:
- the truA gene encoding tRNA pseudouridine(38-40) synthase TruA has protein sequence MLDSHQPTEIQRVALVIQYLGTHFHGWQRQKHHRSVQEEIETAIAKIIGHHVTLHGAGRTDSGVHAAAQVAHFDATGSIPPHKWASVLNSYLPKDILIKASAGVDNRWHARFSAAYRRYRYTIYTEDWPNLFVTPFSWHYYYAPLDETLMQAALTPLLGKHHLAAFHRAGSKRSHSWVEVQAVECDRSGPFIHIEIQANGFLYGMVRLLVGMLVQVGSGQRTLANFTELWKEQRREEVKHAAPSQGLCLLRVGYPDFPFTPDVWYDTMPKLVFSQESLVISQQSTVNSH, from the coding sequence ATGTTAGATAGTCACCAGCCTACAGAAATTCAGCGAGTCGCCTTGGTAATTCAATACCTTGGCACTCATTTTCATGGCTGGCAACGACAAAAACATCATCGCTCAGTACAGGAAGAAATTGAAACTGCGATCGCTAAAATTATTGGGCATCATGTCACACTACATGGTGCAGGGCGTACAGATAGCGGCGTTCATGCTGCTGCTCAAGTAGCCCATTTTGACGCAACAGGTTCAATTCCCCCCCACAAGTGGGCATCGGTACTTAATAGCTATCTGCCCAAGGATATATTAATCAAGGCTTCAGCAGGTGTAGATAACCGTTGGCACGCTCGCTTTAGTGCAGCTTACAGGCGGTATCGCTATACAATTTATACTGAAGATTGGCCGAACTTGTTCGTTACCCCCTTCAGTTGGCATTATTATTATGCTCCCCTGGATGAAACTCTGATGCAGGCTGCCCTTACACCCCTATTAGGAAAGCATCACTTAGCCGCATTTCACCGTGCTGGGTCAAAGCGATCGCATTCCTGGGTAGAAGTGCAAGCAGTAGAGTGCGATCGTAGTGGGCCGTTTATCCATATTGAAATTCAGGCAAATGGATTTTTATATGGCATGGTGCGACTGTTGGTAGGAATGTTAGTACAGGTAGGTTCTGGACAAAGAACTCTGGCTAATTTCACCGAACTCTGGAAAGAACAACGCCGGGAAGAAGTAAAACACGCCGCACCGTCACAAGGTTTATGCTTGTTACGAGTCGGCTATCCAGATTTTCCCTTTACCCCTGACGTTTGGTATGACACCATGCCAAAGTTAGTTTTTAGTCAAGAGTCATTAGTTATTAGTCAACAGTCAACAGTCAACAGTCATTAG
- the rplQ gene encoding 50S ribosomal protein L17 has translation MRHRNRVKKLGKPADQRRALLRALTTELVRHGRITTTLVRAKVVRSEVDKIITLAKDGSLSARRQALGYIYDKQLVHALFEQVPSRYGNRQGGYTRILHTVPRRGDNAEMAIIELV, from the coding sequence ATGCGTCACCGGAATCGAGTCAAAAAACTAGGTAAACCAGCAGATCAACGCCGCGCTCTGTTACGTGCGTTGACAACTGAGCTAGTCCGTCACGGTCGGATTACCACTACTTTGGTTCGAGCAAAAGTAGTGCGAAGCGAAGTAGATAAAATTATCACCCTGGCAAAAGATGGCTCTTTATCAGCCCGTCGCCAAGCATTGGGTTATATCTACGACAAGCAGCTAGTTCATGCACTGTTTGAGCAAGTTCCCTCTCGCTATGGTAATCGTCAAGGCGGATACACCCGCATTCTCCATACCGTACCTCGTCGTGGGGACAATGCGGAGATGGCGATTATTGAGTTGGTGTAG
- a CDS encoding DNA-directed RNA polymerase subunit alpha — translation MAQFQIECVESNTEESRNHYSKFILEPLERGQGTTVGNALRRVLLSNLEGTAVTAVRIAGVSHEFATVPGVREDVLEIIMRMKEVILKSYSSQAQIGRLLVTGPATITASHFDLPSEVEVIDPTQYVATIAEGGKLEMEFRIERGKGYRTVERGREEATSLDFLQIDSIFMPVRKVNYSVEEVRADGAIPRDRLLLEVWTNGSISPQEALSSAAGILVELFNPLKDISLEPTDTNSDIPDDPTAQIPIEELQLSVRAYNCLKRAQVNSVADLLDYTQEDLLEIKNFGQKSAEEVVEALQRRLGITLPQERSGKHG, via the coding sequence GTGGCGCAATTTCAAATTGAATGTGTAGAGTCTAATACAGAGGAAAGTCGGAATCATTACAGTAAATTTATTCTAGAACCTCTAGAGCGTGGTCAAGGAACAACAGTCGGCAATGCGTTGCGGCGAGTTTTACTTTCCAACCTAGAGGGAACAGCAGTTACAGCAGTAAGAATTGCGGGTGTTTCTCACGAGTTTGCTACAGTTCCGGGTGTACGGGAAGATGTATTAGAAATCATCATGCGGATGAAAGAAGTCATCCTCAAGAGTTACTCTTCTCAAGCCCAGATTGGCAGATTGTTAGTTACCGGGCCAGCAACCATTACGGCATCACATTTTGATTTGCCTAGTGAAGTTGAAGTTATCGACCCCACCCAGTATGTAGCTACTATTGCAGAGGGCGGCAAACTGGAAATGGAATTTCGCATTGAGCGAGGCAAAGGATATCGCACCGTTGAAAGAGGGCGTGAAGAAGCTACTTCTTTAGACTTTCTGCAAATCGATTCGATATTTATGCCAGTGCGGAAAGTTAACTACAGCGTCGAGGAAGTACGTGCAGATGGTGCAATTCCTAGAGATAGACTACTCCTGGAAGTTTGGACAAATGGTAGCATCTCTCCACAAGAAGCACTATCATCGGCAGCTGGCATTTTAGTAGAGTTGTTCAATCCGTTGAAAGACATCTCACTAGAACCAACGGATACAAATTCCGATATTCCAGACGACCCAACTGCCCAAATTCCCATCGAAGAATTGCAGCTTTCTGTCCGCGCTTACAACTGTCTCAAACGGGCGCAGGTCAACTCTGTAGCTGACTTGTTAGATTACACCCAAGAAGACTTGTTAGAAATTAAAAACTTCGGTCAGAAGTCAGCAGAAGAAGTTGTTGAAGCCTTACAGCGACGCTTGGGGATTACTTTACCTCAAGAAAGAAGTGGCAAACACGGCTAA
- the rpsK gene encoding 30S ribosomal protein S11, with protein MARQPTKKSGSKKQKRNVPNGMAYIQSTFNNSIVTITDQNGDVISWASAGSSGFKGAKKGTPFAAQTAAESAARRAIDQGMRQIEVMVSGPGAGRETAIRALQGAGLEITLIRDITPIPHNGCRPPKRRRV; from the coding sequence ATGGCAAGACAACCAACAAAAAAATCTGGGAGTAAGAAGCAGAAACGGAACGTTCCTAACGGAATGGCTTACATCCAATCTACTTTCAACAATAGCATTGTCACCATTACCGATCAAAACGGCGATGTAATTTCCTGGGCTAGTGCTGGTTCTAGCGGTTTTAAAGGTGCTAAAAAAGGAACTCCCTTCGCAGCGCAAACCGCAGCTGAAAGTGCAGCTAGACGCGCAATAGACCAAGGAATGCGCCAAATTGAAGTTATGGTTAGCGGCCCAGGTGCAGGTAGAGAGACTGCGATTCGGGCATTGCAAGGTGCAGGGTTAGAAATTACCCTCATCCGCGACATTACCCCCATTCCTCACAATGGTTGCCGTCCACCCAAGCGCCGCCGCGTATAG
- the rpsM gene encoding 30S ribosomal protein S13: MARIAGVDLPRDKRVEIGLTYIYGIGLSRSQEILAATGVNPDTRVKDLSDADVAALRGEVESNYQVEGDLRRLEAMNIKRLVDIGTYRGRRHRMGLPVRGQRTRTNARTRRGRRQTVAGKKKAPGK; the protein is encoded by the coding sequence GTGGCACGTATTGCCGGAGTAGACCTTCCACGCGATAAGCGCGTAGAAATTGGTCTAACCTATATCTACGGAATTGGGCTATCAAGGTCACAAGAAATCCTGGCGGCTACAGGGGTTAACCCAGATACCCGCGTTAAAGACCTCAGCGATGCCGACGTAGCAGCCCTTAGAGGTGAAGTCGAAAGCAACTATCAAGTTGAAGGTGACTTGCGGCGCTTGGAAGCAATGAACATCAAGCGCTTGGTAGACATTGGTACATACAGAGGCCGTCGTCATCGGATGGGCTTACCAGTAAGAGGACAAAGAACTCGTACTAATGCTAGAACCCGTCGTGGAAGACGGCAGACAGTCGCCGGTAAGAAGAAGGCTCCTGGTAAGTAA